One segment of Radiobacillus kanasensis DNA contains the following:
- the pheA gene encoding prephenate dehydratase, translating into MTGRIGYLGPKGTFTKMAVDALFNGEDKQSFKTIPECMDAIVNSQIDIGVVPLENAIEGSVNMTVDYLIQDHSLKIVGEVVVPIRQHLMVHPSNEAKWSELTTIHSHPHAVAQCHHFLQKDLQDVRIEYTTSTGAGAEFVSQYPDENIGAIGNELAAKEYGLSIVREDIHDFTNNHTRFVVLHRNSQELQWENLAVDGHKTSLIITLPTDQAGTLHQVLSAFAWRKLNLSKIESRPMKTGLGNYYFLIDIQQKLDDVLIPGAIAEIETLGCNVELLGSYPYFLVDGISVSSSNS; encoded by the coding sequence ATGACAGGAAGAATCGGCTACTTGGGGCCAAAGGGGACCTTTACGAAAATGGCTGTCGATGCCCTTTTCAACGGGGAAGACAAACAGAGTTTTAAAACGATACCTGAGTGCATGGATGCTATTGTGAACAGTCAGATTGACATTGGAGTTGTTCCACTAGAGAACGCGATTGAAGGATCTGTCAATATGACAGTGGATTACCTCATTCAGGATCACTCTTTAAAAATTGTCGGGGAGGTCGTTGTACCAATTCGGCAGCATTTGATGGTGCATCCGAGTAATGAGGCAAAATGGAGTGAATTGACAACGATCCATTCTCATCCTCATGCGGTTGCTCAATGTCATCATTTCCTACAAAAGGATCTACAGGATGTGCGGATTGAATATACGACTTCCACTGGAGCTGGAGCGGAGTTTGTCAGTCAGTATCCAGACGAAAATATTGGAGCAATTGGGAACGAATTAGCGGCCAAGGAATATGGACTATCGATCGTTCGTGAGGATATTCATGACTTTACGAACAATCATACACGCTTTGTCGTGCTTCATCGGAATAGTCAGGAATTACAATGGGAAAATTTAGCGGTTGATGGACATAAAACTTCCCTAATTATCACATTGCCAACTGATCAGGCGGGAACACTTCATCAAGTTCTTTCTGCTTTTGCTTGGAGAAAATTAAATTTATCTAAGATTGAATCCCGTCCGATGAAAACGGGCCTTGGAAATTATTATTTCTTGATCGATATTCAACAGAAACTGGATGATGTGCTGATTCCAGGGGCTATTGCCGAGATAGAAACGCTAGGCTGTAACGTTGAATTATTAGGGAGCTATCCCTATTTCTTAGTAGATGGTATATCAGTTTCGTCGTCAAATTCTTAA
- a CDS encoding DUF2905 domain-containing protein, with the protein MTGMGKIFILIGVIFVVIGVIWSVFGKLPGDISFKKGNVSFYFPIMTSIVVSIVLSLIFYLIGKFK; encoded by the coding sequence TTGACGGGAATGGGCAAAATCTTTATCCTAATAGGAGTAATTTTTGTCGTGATTGGTGTAATTTGGAGTGTCTTTGGAAAACTACCAGGAGACATCAGTTTTAAAAAAGGGAATGTTTCCTTTTACTTTCCGATCATGACCTCGATTGTTGTAAGTATTGTTCTTTCTTTGATTTTTTACTTGATTGGAAAATTTAAGTGA
- the ruvB gene encoding Holliday junction branch migration DNA helicase RuvB: MDERMISGELQHDDEGMELSLRPTSLQQYIGQHKVKENLAIFIEAAQMRNEPLDHVLLYGPPGLGKTTLASIIANEMGVQFRTTSGPAIERAGDLAAILSSLEAGDVLFIDEIHRLPRSVEEVLYPAMEDFCLDIVIGTGPSARSVRIDLPPFTLVGATTRAGLLTAPLRDRFGVLSRLEYYENADLCKIVERTSEIFHVQISENAANEIARRSRGTPRIANRLLKRVRDISQVRGESKISIETTTKALEMLQVDQLGLDHIDHKLLLGIMDGFQGGPVGLDTIAATIGEESQTIEDVYEPYLLQIGFIQRTPRGRVVTPKAYEHFQREVPQA; encoded by the coding sequence ATGGATGAACGCATGATATCTGGGGAGTTACAGCATGATGATGAGGGAATGGAGCTAAGTCTGCGTCCAACCTCCTTACAACAATATATCGGGCAACATAAAGTAAAAGAGAATTTAGCTATATTCATTGAAGCCGCTCAAATGAGAAACGAGCCACTCGATCATGTTTTGTTATATGGTCCACCAGGGTTAGGGAAAACCACGCTAGCCTCTATCATCGCGAATGAAATGGGGGTCCAATTCCGAACAACTTCTGGACCGGCGATTGAACGTGCTGGGGATTTAGCTGCAATTCTTTCTTCATTAGAAGCGGGCGATGTGTTGTTTATAGATGAAATTCACCGATTACCGAGATCGGTTGAGGAAGTTCTGTACCCGGCAATGGAGGATTTTTGCTTAGACATAGTGATTGGTACAGGGCCAAGTGCGAGGTCTGTTCGGATTGATTTGCCTCCATTCACGTTAGTAGGGGCAACGACACGTGCCGGATTACTTACAGCTCCTCTCCGGGATCGCTTTGGAGTATTAAGTAGGCTGGAGTATTACGAAAACGCGGATTTATGCAAAATTGTAGAGCGAACGTCCGAGATTTTTCATGTGCAAATTAGTGAAAATGCGGCGAATGAGATTGCGAGAAGATCTCGTGGAACACCACGTATCGCCAACCGACTGTTGAAAAGAGTAAGGGATATTTCTCAGGTGAGAGGCGAAAGCAAGATTTCCATAGAAACCACGACGAAAGCGTTAGAAATGCTTCAAGTTGACCAATTAGGGCTTGATCATATTGACCATAAACTGTTGTTGGGAATTATGGATGGCTTCCAAGGTGGGCCAGTAGGATTAGATACGATTGCTGCAACGATTGGGGAAGAATCTCAAACGATAGAGGATGTATATGAACCATATTTGTTACAAATCGGGTTTATTCAACGAACGCCAAGAGGAAGAGTAGTTACACCAAAGGCCTATGAGCATTTTCAACGGGAGGTGCCACAAGCTTGA
- a CDS encoding phosphotransferase, producing the protein MINHNGSNRDNSIRSCLSSFLQNKGEFYAERIQEWKPNVFFVEDTSKKGYILKSYVDSKPIIQQWRFFEQFQSPVVQSFCSFPNGEKMLKFKGKYWTLQSFSPGNKLRFQYEQDRRNAVDTVKIFHEHAQAIQITNPIKRVSYEQKCQMRLRRFWSSRDTFDAYGYSALFHDIVHATSVQIRRWSRVSHLIDHADQWIHGDLAGHNFLQEQDGRTRLIDLDLLGKAPFLYDFMQLGQRYLDHIDHDIHRLLSYNMCRREHIVPFLIGVSIPIDIMREWLHFMQKQPHGNEIIAYLTQLEKDWDYRKQFMQQVLTF; encoded by the coding sequence GTGATTAATCATAATGGGTCTAATAGGGACAATTCCATACGGAGTTGTCTCTCTTCCTTTTTACAGAACAAAGGGGAATTCTATGCTGAAAGAATTCAGGAATGGAAACCGAATGTATTTTTTGTGGAGGATACATCTAAAAAGGGGTATATTTTAAAATCTTATGTAGACAGTAAGCCTATTATCCAGCAATGGAGATTTTTTGAACAGTTCCAATCTCCAGTCGTTCAGTCTTTCTGCTCTTTTCCAAATGGGGAAAAAATGCTGAAATTTAAAGGGAAGTATTGGACGTTACAATCTTTTTCACCTGGGAATAAATTACGATTTCAGTATGAACAGGATAGACGAAATGCTGTAGATACGGTGAAAATTTTTCATGAACATGCTCAGGCCATTCAGATAACAAACCCCATTAAAAGGGTTTCCTATGAACAGAAGTGTCAGATGAGACTTAGGAGGTTTTGGTCATCGAGGGATACGTTTGATGCTTATGGATATTCCGCGCTTTTTCACGATATCGTACATGCTACATCTGTGCAGATTCGTCGGTGGAGTCGTGTAAGTCATCTTATCGATCATGCCGATCAATGGATTCATGGAGACCTTGCTGGACACAATTTTCTTCAAGAACAGGATGGGAGAACTCGCCTCATTGATTTGGATTTATTAGGAAAAGCCCCATTTTTGTATGATTTCATGCAACTTGGCCAACGGTATTTGGATCATATTGACCACGATATTCATCGCTTGCTTTCTTATAATATGTGTAGAAGAGAACATATTGTTCCTTTTTTGATTGGGGTAAGTATTCCCATTGATATCATGCGTGAATGGTTACACTTCATGCAAAAACAACCACATGGTAACGAAATCATCGCCTATTTAACACAATTAGAAAAGGATTGGGATTATCGAAAGCAATTCATGCAACAAGTTCTTACCTTTTAA
- the queA gene encoding tRNA preQ1(34) S-adenosylmethionine ribosyltransferase-isomerase QueA, which translates to MDINDFDYHLPEELIAQVPLKDRASSRLLVLNREKQTMSHQHFSDIKSFLRKGDCLVLNDTKVLPARLYGTKSDTGAKVEVLLLTQLEQDNWEVLVKPAKKIKVGTTISFGEGRLTAICKEEKEHGGRVLSFQYEGIFLEVLNELGEMPLPPYIKEQLPDKDRYQTVYAKEEGSAAAPTAGLHFTKELMDELKNIGVEFAYITLHVGLGTFRPVSVDRIEDHDMHSEFYLMSQETADHLNRVKEQNGRIISVGTTSTRTLETIARDHQGRFTESSGWTNIFIYPPYTFQAIDGLITNFHLPKSTLIMLVSALASKEFILQAYEEAVKERYRFFSFGDAMLIL; encoded by the coding sequence ATGGATATTAACGATTTCGATTACCATTTACCAGAAGAATTGATTGCCCAGGTTCCCCTCAAGGATCGCGCGTCTTCGCGACTGCTCGTTCTTAATCGAGAAAAGCAGACAATGAGCCATCAACACTTTTCGGATATTAAGTCTTTCCTTCGAAAAGGAGACTGTCTAGTTTTAAATGATACAAAAGTACTGCCGGCGAGACTGTACGGAACGAAATCAGATACAGGTGCTAAAGTGGAAGTATTATTACTGACACAGTTAGAGCAAGATAATTGGGAAGTATTAGTGAAACCGGCTAAGAAAATAAAAGTAGGAACGACGATTTCGTTTGGAGAAGGTCGTTTAACCGCTATTTGTAAGGAAGAAAAGGAACACGGTGGAAGAGTCCTTTCTTTCCAATATGAAGGTATTTTTTTAGAAGTCTTGAATGAACTTGGAGAAATGCCATTACCACCTTACATAAAGGAACAATTACCGGATAAGGATCGCTATCAAACGGTATATGCGAAAGAGGAAGGATCAGCAGCTGCTCCAACCGCAGGCTTACATTTTACGAAGGAACTTATGGATGAGCTAAAGAATATAGGAGTAGAATTTGCCTATATCACACTCCATGTAGGATTAGGAACGTTTCGTCCAGTAAGTGTCGACCGAATTGAAGATCACGATATGCACTCCGAGTTTTATTTGATGTCACAGGAAACAGCAGATCATTTAAATCGAGTGAAAGAGCAGAATGGTAGAATTATCTCAGTTGGTACAACTTCGACAAGAACACTAGAAACCATTGCACGAGATCATCAAGGTAGATTTACAGAAAGTAGCGGTTGGACTAACATCTTTATTTACCCGCCTTATACCTTCCAAGCAATTGATGGCTTAATTACAAACTTTCATTTGCCTAAGTCTACGTTAATTATGTTAGTTAGTGCGTTAGCTAGTAAGGAATTTATATTACAAGCATACGAGGAAGCAGTTAAAGAGCGCTATCGCTTTTTCAGCTTTGGAGATGCCATGTTAATACTGTAA
- the ruvA gene encoding Holliday junction branch migration protein RuvA, with protein sequence MIAYIRGNLDSIQDDAIYVESHGVGYEIFCTNPFVFQDKVGEEIRVYTYHYVREDAQLLFGFRKTEEKFLFKKLLNVSGIGPKGALAILGNAGVPDFVAAIEREDEKFLTSFPGVGKKTARQMILDLKGKLSVDMGVQLEGVDITPEKAPSVESKALEEAFAALRSLGYSDREIKFITPKLRESKLTTTDELIRKGLALMMEK encoded by the coding sequence ATGATTGCATACATAAGAGGAAACTTAGATTCCATTCAAGACGATGCGATATATGTAGAATCCCATGGTGTGGGCTATGAGATATTTTGTACCAATCCATTTGTCTTTCAAGATAAAGTAGGGGAAGAGATCCGTGTATATACATACCACTATGTAAGAGAAGATGCTCAACTTCTATTTGGATTTAGAAAAACGGAAGAAAAATTCTTATTTAAAAAGCTATTAAATGTATCTGGAATCGGTCCTAAGGGGGCTCTTGCGATTCTAGGGAATGCAGGTGTGCCAGACTTCGTTGCTGCCATTGAGCGGGAGGATGAGAAATTTTTAACCAGTTTTCCGGGTGTGGGGAAAAAGACGGCGCGTCAAATGATTTTGGACTTGAAAGGAAAGCTTTCTGTGGATATGGGAGTTCAACTTGAGGGTGTAGATATCACGCCAGAAAAGGCTCCATCCGTAGAGTCAAAAGCGCTAGAAGAAGCGTTTGCCGCGCTTCGTTCGCTTGGTTATTCCGACAGAGAAATTAAATTCATTACGCCTAAATTAAGAGAAAGCAAGTTAACGACAACGGATGAACTGATTCGAAAAGGCCTTGCCTTGATGATGGAGAAATAA
- a CDS encoding LysM peptidoglycan-binding domain-containing protein gives MKIHIVREGETLWKIAQKYNVNFEKLKEVNSHLADPDSLMPGMKIKIPTQAQPVKMETVTDKVIQKAPLKKEAVNPYKDTSKPAFPVMKEDDVKKPKEILNKLPHHPFTDLSKDEVSAKVDKVGGKVSDYKAKPLWDEGKYEKGNLDAKQKKIVKKPAYHAPAPVPEIEETQEPAYTAPAPMPQVPQYNEPAPMQQVPQYNEPMPGYTATVNPYPTYPQQPVIPYYAYPSAPYCAPTNPVPYPVQQQLGPNPGVGGYPNPHHGYPAGPHQHLDWAESSSSPKGYPGLNPAEEGYPPHVAQPANWQNYLPGQQGPAGYVHPPVHGAPAPKSGCCGDPVYPNYGGYQGYPSWQPETPAGWNGVGYPYPEPYEFNPTFPNFREDDEEESD, from the coding sequence TTGAAAATTCACATTGTTCGAGAAGGGGAAACACTTTGGAAAATCGCACAAAAATATAATGTCAATTTTGAAAAATTGAAGGAAGTAAATAGTCATCTTGCAGACCCAGATAGCCTCATGCCAGGAATGAAAATTAAAATCCCTACCCAAGCACAACCAGTTAAGATGGAGACTGTTACGGATAAAGTCATTCAAAAAGCTCCACTAAAAAAAGAAGCGGTTAACCCGTACAAAGATACTTCTAAGCCTGCATTTCCTGTCATGAAAGAAGATGACGTCAAAAAACCAAAAGAAATTTTGAATAAATTACCACATCATCCATTCACTGATTTGAGTAAAGATGAAGTCTCAGCAAAGGTAGATAAAGTAGGGGGCAAAGTTTCTGATTATAAAGCAAAACCGCTTTGGGATGAAGGGAAATATGAAAAAGGGAACCTAGATGCCAAGCAAAAGAAAATTGTTAAAAAGCCCGCATATCATGCACCTGCACCAGTACCAGAAATAGAAGAAACGCAAGAGCCAGCATATACAGCACCAGCACCTATGCCACAAGTCCCACAATACAACGAACCAGCACCAATGCAGCAAGTACCACAATACAATGAGCCTATGCCGGGATATACGGCGACAGTTAATCCTTATCCGACATATCCGCAACAACCGGTTATTCCATACTACGCTTATCCATCCGCACCTTATTGCGCACCAACTAACCCTGTACCTTATCCTGTTCAACAACAACTAGGGCCTAATCCAGGAGTAGGAGGTTATCCGAACCCACACCATGGTTACCCGGCTGGACCTCATCAACATCTTGATTGGGCGGAATCATCTTCTAGCCCGAAAGGATACCCAGGACTAAATCCTGCAGAGGAAGGATACCCGCCACACGTGGCACAGCCGGCAAATTGGCAAAATTATCTACCTGGCCAACAAGGACCAGCAGGCTACGTTCATCCGCCGGTTCATGGTGCACCTGCGCCTAAATCCGGATGCTGTGGGGATCCTGTTTATCCTAATTACGGTGGCTATCAAGGATATCCATCATGGCAACCAGAGACACCAGCTGGATGGAATGGAGTCGGTTATCCTTATCCAGAACCATACGAATTCAATCCAACTTTCCCGAATTTTAGAGAAGACGATGAGGAAGAAAGTGATTAA
- a CDS encoding YhcN/YlaJ family sporulation lipoprotein — translation MKKLCSISLLGFLLTVTGCAAINQPSADEEELHLNQQPISYETETAENNPENNQNDDGDRPRMQDYVDRLPSGQENTNYEQQAYNEMTARINKTVNELDEVNVTQSYIRKDRVIVAVMLNLYYDNDPLAVTQKVYRIVNEIVPNKKVEVYTDDIYWNEVRDYNAQIEGDIQGNDR, via the coding sequence ATGAAGAAATTGTGTTCTATTTCGTTATTAGGGTTCCTTTTAACGGTTACTGGTTGTGCCGCAATTAACCAGCCTTCAGCAGATGAAGAAGAGCTACACCTGAACCAACAACCAATCTCCTACGAGACGGAAACTGCTGAAAATAATCCCGAAAACAATCAGAATGACGATGGCGATCGACCGAGAATGCAGGATTACGTGGATCGTTTACCAAGTGGTCAAGAGAACACAAACTACGAACAACAAGCGTACAATGAAATGACCGCACGAATTAACAAAACGGTGAACGAATTAGATGAGGTTAATGTTACCCAATCCTATATTCGAAAAGATCGAGTTATTGTTGCTGTTATGCTGAATCTTTATTATGATAATGATCCATTGGCTGTAACTCAAAAGGTCTACCGGATTGTGAACGAAATCGTTCCGAATAAAAAGGTCGAGGTCTACACCGATGACATATATTGGAATGAAGTACGAGACTATAACGCTCAAATCGAAGGAGATATCCAAGGGAACGATCGTTAA
- the yajC gene encoding preprotein translocase subunit YajC, translated as MGTLAQLLPIIAMFAIFYFLLIRPQQKKQKQVRQMQSEMKKGDKVVTIGGFHAKIHAIDEDTVVLINDEGSKLTYDRSAVREVVSND; from the coding sequence ATGGGAACATTAGCGCAACTATTACCTATTATTGCGATGTTTGCAATTTTCTATTTTCTTTTGATTCGTCCACAACAGAAGAAACAAAAGCAAGTTAGACAAATGCAATCAGAGATGAAAAAAGGGGACAAGGTAGTCACGATTGGCGGATTTCATGCCAAGATTCATGCGATAGATGAAGATACCGTTGTTCTAATCAACGATGAAGGTTCGAAACTTACATACGATCGTTCAGCAGTGAGAGAAGTAGTAAGTAACGACTAA
- the tgt gene encoding tRNA guanosine(34) transglycosylase Tgt, with translation MPITYEHIKTCKQTGARLGIVHTPHGSFETPIFMPVGTLATVKTMSPEELEEIGAKIILSNTYHLWLRPGEDIIQEAGGLHSFMNWDGAILTDSGGFQVFSLSDLRQIEEEGVHFRNHISGEKLFLSPEKAMHIQNALGSDIMMAFDECPPFPATHEYMKSSVERTSRWAERCLKAHQNPSKQGLFGIVQGGEYEDLRRQSAWDLTSLDFSGYAVGGLSVGEPKDVMNRVLEFTTPLLPDNKPRYLMGVGSPDSLIDGAIRGIDMFDCVLPTRIARNGTCMTSNGRLVVRNAKFARDFGPLDENCDCHVCRNYSRAYIRHLVKSNETFGLRLTTYHNLYFLLKLMEQVREAIRNDRLGDFREEFFEQYGFNKPDAKNF, from the coding sequence ATGCCTATCACCTATGAACATATAAAAACATGTAAACAAACTGGAGCTCGTTTAGGAATTGTTCACACCCCACACGGCTCTTTTGAAACTCCTATCTTCATGCCCGTCGGTACGTTAGCTACCGTTAAAACGATGAGTCCTGAGGAATTAGAAGAAATCGGAGCGAAAATTATTCTCTCTAATACGTACCACCTATGGCTTCGTCCTGGTGAAGATATTATTCAAGAAGCTGGTGGTCTTCACTCCTTTATGAATTGGGATGGAGCTATTCTGACAGACTCAGGCGGATTTCAAGTCTTTAGTTTAAGTGACTTACGACAAATTGAAGAAGAAGGCGTACATTTCCGTAACCATATTAGTGGAGAAAAGCTCTTCTTATCACCAGAAAAAGCAATGCACATACAAAATGCATTAGGCTCTGATATCATGATGGCATTTGATGAGTGCCCGCCATTCCCGGCAACTCACGAATACATGAAAAGCTCTGTAGAGCGGACAAGCAGATGGGCGGAGCGTTGTTTAAAGGCACATCAGAATCCTTCTAAGCAAGGACTTTTCGGAATTGTTCAAGGCGGTGAATATGAGGACCTTCGTAGACAGAGTGCATGGGATTTAACTTCTTTAGATTTTTCTGGTTATGCAGTAGGTGGATTGTCTGTTGGAGAACCGAAGGACGTTATGAATCGAGTGTTAGAGTTCACGACTCCATTATTACCAGATAACAAACCGCGTTACCTAATGGGAGTAGGATCACCAGATTCACTTATCGATGGTGCCATCCGAGGAATTGATATGTTTGATTGTGTCCTACCGACGAGAATTGCAAGAAACGGAACGTGTATGACATCTAATGGTAGATTAGTTGTCCGCAATGCGAAGTTCGCTCGAGACTTTGGTCCTTTGGATGAAAATTGTGATTGTCATGTTTGTCGAAATTATTCAAGAGCGTATATTCGCCATCTCGTAAAAAGTAACGAAACATTTGGATTGAGACTTACTACTTATCATAACTTATATTTTCTGTTAAAATTAATGGAACAAGTCCGTGAAGCGATACGAAATGATCGGCTTGGTGATTTTAGAGAAGAATTTTTTGAGCAGTATGGGTTTAACAAGCCAGATGCAAAAAACTTCTAA
- a CDS encoding BofC C-terminal domain-containing protein: MRKIVRGCLYAVITWLAFVSITGLSNEQTVIDAAETKTEKQKEESLVKSEPLTLQVTLQKHYIDGKVVEQTHEETVWAMQDFWSYYDGWQVVDQKEGKVTFRKEISDISPYIKENGYFGIKNNILTIFEGRPVNSQVIQSFYQIDTKELESYQAEQLREGIKIKSKEVYQYVLEAYRKMIPNKTINS; the protein is encoded by the coding sequence ATGAGAAAAATCGTTCGAGGATGCCTATATGCCGTCATCACGTGGTTAGCTTTTGTAAGTATAACAGGGTTATCGAATGAACAAACAGTGATTGATGCCGCTGAAACGAAAACGGAAAAACAAAAAGAGGAAAGCTTAGTGAAAAGTGAACCATTAACATTACAAGTAACGTTACAAAAACATTATATAGACGGAAAAGTAGTAGAGCAGACACATGAAGAAACGGTATGGGCCATGCAAGATTTCTGGTCCTATTATGATGGATGGCAAGTGGTGGATCAAAAAGAAGGAAAAGTCACGTTCCGTAAAGAGATTTCGGATATATCCCCTTATATTAAAGAAAATGGTTACTTCGGAATCAAGAATAATATTTTAACCATTTTTGAAGGACGACCGGTGAACAGCCAAGTCATTCAATCGTTTTATCAGATTGATACAAAGGAATTAGAAAGCTACCAAGCAGAGCAACTACGGGAAGGAATCAAAATTAAATCTAAAGAAGTTTATCAGTACGTATTGGAAGCGTATCGCAAAATGATTCCAAATAAAACGATTAATAGTTAA
- a CDS encoding YebC/PmpR family DNA-binding transcriptional regulator, protein MAGHSKWKNIQRRKNAQDAKRGKVFMKLAKEIFVAAKQGGGDPDTNASLRLVIDKAKANNMPNDNIDRAIKKATGDLDGVNYEEMTYEGYGPGGVAVMVSVLTDNKNRTAAEVRHAFNKNGGNLGENGCVSFMFDRKGYLVIPNDSVDISEDDLLLEVIEAGAEEMETTEEGFEIYTEPEDFASVKDQLQEKGFTFTTAELTMIPQTTSPVSGDDVEKMINLIDVLEDNEDVQDIYHNLEADEEVMNQL, encoded by the coding sequence ATGGCTGGTCATTCTAAGTGGAAAAATATTCAACGACGCAAAAATGCACAAGATGCAAAGCGTGGAAAAGTTTTTATGAAGCTGGCAAAAGAAATTTTTGTTGCGGCTAAACAAGGTGGCGGGGACCCGGATACGAATGCTTCCTTGCGACTTGTTATTGATAAGGCGAAGGCGAATAATATGCCTAACGATAATATAGACAGAGCCATTAAAAAGGCTACAGGGGATCTGGACGGCGTCAACTATGAAGAGATGACATATGAAGGTTATGGTCCTGGTGGGGTAGCGGTAATGGTTTCCGTCTTAACAGATAATAAAAACAGAACAGCAGCAGAGGTCCGACACGCATTTAATAAAAATGGTGGAAACCTAGGTGAAAATGGCTGCGTTTCGTTTATGTTCGATCGAAAAGGTTACTTAGTAATTCCAAACGACTCAGTGGATATTAGTGAAGACGATTTATTGCTGGAAGTTATCGAAGCTGGAGCAGAAGAAATGGAAACAACAGAGGAAGGCTTTGAAATTTATACGGAGCCAGAGGATTTTGCTAGCGTGAAAGATCAGCTTCAAGAAAAAGGCTTCACCTTCACAACAGCAGAATTAACGATGATCCCTCAAACAACGTCCCCAGTAAGCGGCGACGACGTCGAAAAAATGATTAATCTTATTGATGTACTAGAAGACAATGAAGATGTTCAAGATATTTATCATAACCTTGAAGCAGATGAAGAAGTGATGAACCAGCTATAA
- a CDS encoding ACT domain-containing protein codes for MTEKEEKYFLVRSDILPESMKKTIEAKELIERGKVDSVFEAVKRVDLSRSAFYKYKDAVFPFQAMVKERMITLFFHLEDQAGSLSQLLATVAQAGGNILTIHQTIPLHGKANVTISLNTVAMNIEIEKLIQKLKSLDFVDKVEILSSGA; via the coding sequence ATGACGGAAAAAGAAGAAAAGTATTTTTTAGTCCGAAGTGATATACTTCCTGAATCCATGAAAAAAACGATTGAAGCTAAAGAACTGATTGAAAGAGGAAAAGTGGATTCTGTGTTTGAAGCTGTTAAAAGAGTAGACTTGTCCCGCAGTGCTTTTTATAAATACAAAGATGCTGTTTTTCCATTCCAAGCGATGGTAAAGGAACGAATGATTACTTTGTTTTTTCATCTAGAAGACCAAGCGGGTTCCCTCTCTCAATTACTAGCGACCGTTGCACAAGCTGGTGGGAACATCCTAACGATTCACCAGACCATTCCTTTACACGGAAAAGCAAATGTTACCATTTCCTTGAATACGGTAGCAATGAATATAGAGATAGAAAAATTAATCCAAAAACTTAAATCTTTAGACTTTGTCGACAAAGTAGAGATCTTAAGCTCAGGTGCATAG